A genomic window from Oceanibaculum nanhaiense includes:
- a CDS encoding ABC transporter permease, whose translation MIQALRTAFAGLAGRHGLGVAIFVGIAIFLWVLVLIVLPQLSMLDFSFRHNLPPPEIGGPNDVYTLENYRYFLFGRDAGLNSLDIGVLFRTVLAALFVTLIDIALCYPIAFILAHSARGVAVRLMVIGLIVPFWVNEILRAFAFRVLFGSTGLINSVGMGMGLWDAPLDFIRADVALYAGLTYAYILLMVFPIYNAVEALDRNQIEAARDMGASWWRVHWRVVLPVAKPGIASGATMVFMLTAGALAAPQILGGPSNLWFTQLIYQWFNEAGDWPRGAAYATILLMVCLSFVLMTMRVFKVSIGAIGR comes from the coding sequence ATGATCCAGGCGCTGCGCACGGCCTTCGCCGGTCTGGCCGGCCGGCACGGTCTGGGCGTCGCGATCTTCGTCGGCATCGCGATCTTCCTGTGGGTGCTCGTGCTGATCGTGCTGCCGCAGCTGTCGATGCTGGATTTCTCCTTCCGGCACAATCTGCCACCGCCGGAGATCGGCGGCCCGAACGACGTCTATACGCTGGAGAATTACCGCTATTTCCTGTTTGGGCGCGATGCGGGCCTGAACAGCCTGGATATCGGCGTGCTGTTCAGAACCGTCCTCGCCGCCCTGTTCGTGACGCTGATCGACATTGCGCTGTGCTACCCCATCGCCTTCATCCTCGCCCACTCGGCCAGGGGGGTAGCGGTGCGGCTGATGGTCATCGGCCTGATCGTGCCGTTCTGGGTGAACGAGATCCTGCGCGCCTTCGCCTTCCGCGTGCTGTTCGGCTCAACCGGCCTCATCAACAGCGTCGGCATGGGGATGGGGCTGTGGGATGCGCCGCTGGACTTCATCCGCGCCGACGTCGCGCTCTATGCCGGGCTGACCTACGCCTACATCCTGTTGATGGTGTTCCCGATCTACAACGCCGTCGAGGCGCTGGACCGCAACCAGATCGAGGCGGCCCGCGACATGGGCGCCAGCTGGTGGCGGGTGCACTGGCGCGTCGTGCTGCCGGTGGCCAAGCCCGGCATCGCGTCGGGCGCGACCATGGTGTTCATGCTGACCGCAGGCGCGCTGGCCGCGCCGCAGATCCTGGGCGGCCCGTCCAACCTGTGGTTCACCCAATTGATCTATCAATGGTTCAACGAGGCCGGCGACTGGCCGCGCGGGGCCGCCTACGCCACCATCCTGCTGATGGTCTGCCTCAGTTTCGTGCTGATGACGATGCGCGTCTTCAAGGTCTCCATCGGGGCGATCGGACGATGA